TATATGTTCCTGAAAATCATGATGTGATGGGAGCAATTGGTTCTGCTATAATGGCTAAAGAGAAGGTTAAGAAAACAGGGAAAACTAATTTCAAAGGTATGGATATCTCTGATATTAATTACAAAGTAAAAGGATTTGAGTGTAGCGATTGTGCAAATATGTGTGAAGTGGTAGAAATATATGCTGATAAAAAAATAGTAGCTAGATATGGTGATAAATGTGGTAAATGGACTAACAAATTAAAAAATAATAATGATGAGCAGTTGGCATAGAAAGTAGTCTAAAAGGCTACTTTGTTTCTTTTTTGTAACAAAACTTTATTTTATCGTTATATTTAGATAAAATTATATATATGAAAAAAGCTATGTTATAATGATGTGATAAAAAAGGGATGAAAATATGAAGAAAGAAACAATAGATAATGTGAACAATAGTCTAATAAATAAGTGCATAAACTCACTATCGAATGGTTTAAAGAGTGGTATAAAGACTACATGGATGTTAACTAAGATTATTATACCAGTATATATATTTGTTACAATTTTAAAACAAACTCCAGCAATCGAATGGATATCGTATTTGTTTTCTCCTATTATGAACTTAGTAGGATTACCTGGTGAAGCAGCAATAATAATTGTTTTAGGAAACGTTGTAAACTTATATGCTGCAATAGGAGCTGTAGCGTCAATTACACTATCTGTAAAAGAGATAACAATAATTGCAGTTATGCTATCATTTTCACATAGTCTTTTCGTAGAAACGGCTGTAGCTAAAAATACTGGAGTAAATGTATTAATAGTATTGATTTTAAGATTATCCTTAGCATTTATCTCAGGAATAATATTAAATATTGTCCTATAATACATACACATACCCCCTAAGTGTATTTGTTAACTTTTTTTAATAATTGGTTTTGTTTTAGAAAATATCGGTATTTGAGCACTGGGAAAACATTACCATGCAAAAAAACGTTGAAAAAAGTCGAAGGATGTCGTATAATAAAGATAATTCAGAAAATTTTAAACACGGAGGGGGACGACTATGGAAAATCAAAGAGAGAGTTGGGGCTCTAAGATTGGTCTGATTCTAGCGATGGCAGGTAATGCGATAGGATTGGGTAACTTTTGGAGATTCCCGTATCAGGCTGCCAGCAATGGTGGTGGAGCATTTATAATTCCTTATTTTATTGCACTTATTATGATAGGTATTCCTATTATGTTAGTTGAATGGAATCTTGGACGTTATGGTGGTAAGTATGGCCATGGGACAATAGGACCTATGGTGTACTTACAAGCTAGAGAAGGTGTTAATCCGAGAAAAGCAGCTATTATAGGGGCTGTAGCAGGAGCCTTCGCTTTTGCAGTAACACTACTAGTTACATCTTATTATAGCCAAATTATTGGATGGACTTTAGGTTATGGTTATTTGTCAATTACTGGAGGATATATGGACGCTGCTCAGTCTACAGGTGAAGTTTTCGTAAACTTTATACAAAGTCCAAAAGTGTTTATATTCTGGGTATTAGCCCTTGTAGGAATAGCATTAGCAGTTATGCGTGGAATTCAAGAAGGTATTGAGTCTTGGGCTAAGCTAATGATGCCAGTACTATACGTATTTGGTATTGCATTAGCGATAAGAGCATTAACTTTAGGAAGTCCAGTTAATCCAGACTGGTCATCATTTAAAGGATTAAATTACATTTGGAATCCAGACTTTAGCAAACTAAATTGGAAATCTGCAATAGCAGCAGCAGGTCAGGTATTCTTCACTTTATCAATTGGTATGGGTATTATAGCTAATTATGCTTCTTATCTAAAACCAGATGATGATGTAGTAGTTTCAGCATTAACTACTGTTTCACTTAATGAGTTTGCTGAAGTAATCTTAGGAGGTACTGCGGTTATTCCTATTGCATACGCTTTCCTAGGACCTGAAGGATTAGGTCAAGGTGTAGGACTTTCATTTATCGCATTGCCAAACGTTTTCCGAGCAATGCCGGCAGGACAATTATTTGGTGGACTATGGTTCTTACTATTATTCTTTGCTGGATTTACTTCAGCTATAGCATTGTTTAACTACTTAACAGCTTTAGTTGAAGAAGACTTAGGAATTCCAAGAAAGAAAGCATCATGGATTATATTCTTTGGATATATAGTAGTTGGAATGCCAATT
This genomic stretch from Caldisalinibacter kiritimatiensis harbors:
- a CDS encoding nucleoside recognition domain-containing protein — encoded protein: MKKETIDNVNNSLINKCINSLSNGLKSGIKTTWMLTKIIIPVYIFVTILKQTPAIEWISYLFSPIMNLVGLPGEAAIIIVLGNVVNLYAAIGAVASITLSVKEITIIAVMLSFSHSLFVETAVAKNTGVNVLIVLILRLSLAFISGIILNIVL
- a CDS encoding sodium-dependent transporter, which gives rise to MENQRESWGSKIGLILAMAGNAIGLGNFWRFPYQAASNGGGAFIIPYFIALIMIGIPIMLVEWNLGRYGGKYGHGTIGPMVYLQAREGVNPRKAAIIGAVAGAFAFAVTLLVTSYYSQIIGWTLGYGYLSITGGYMDAAQSTGEVFVNFIQSPKVFIFWVLALVGIALAVMRGIQEGIESWAKLMMPVLYVFGIALAIRALTLGSPVNPDWSSFKGLNYIWNPDFSKLNWKSAIAAAGQVFFTLSIGMGIIANYASYLKPDDDVVVSALTTVSLNEFAEVILGGTAVIPIAYAFLGPEGLGQGVGLSFIALPNVFRAMPAGQLFGGLWFLLLFFAGFTSAIALFNYLTALVEEDLGIPRKKASWIIFFGYIVVGMPIALEPMLTKTADLVYLTEVDNWVGIYLLLVLGFVEVVVAGWLMGDRALEELNRGGYWKVPTWFYKIFMKGITPIAAAILLIFSTKDYIEAGYFKLVPSFVADKPELVPWVQGARVVIFAVLIVGFIQAYKSIKDKYSEELEQDKVLVRR